One window of Bacteroidales bacterium genomic DNA carries:
- a CDS encoding HlyD family efflux transporter periplasmic adaptor subunit, with translation MSGVRNGIYISVPLILMAAIVVLVFLPFNRDSSVKQDVQISTVEVGKVVRSFPGEGVVEPHSEVIILSPASSIIKEILKEVGNHVNEGEPIIILDPSPIQSQVENIQDQLEVKQNSLRKNRLNARSTRVDLDYNVQVKKLRIASLKSELADQEQLLEVGGISPAKFEQTKQELELAEQDLVMLQEKNSIKLQQLEADEEGLRLQIEMQEKELAVKEGELSKMIIRAPSAGIILSVRGKVGEKVDKDRLLVEMSDLTNFKIQGKVDDDYSEQIKTGTRVYVELDNEKLTGVVGTVNPVIRDRMIEFDVNLRESNHYKLRPNLNVSLEVVIAERDSVLRIHNGPALSRGEEQQVYVLQNGNVVERMIRTGLRTEEYVEVLDGLSEGERVVLSDFSSLKDMETLEVR, from the coding sequence ATGTCAGGAGTTCGAAATGGAATATATATAAGTGTACCATTGATCCTGATGGCTGCTATTGTCGTTTTGGTGTTTCTTCCTTTTAACAGGGATTCTTCTGTGAAGCAAGATGTTCAAATCAGTACCGTGGAGGTCGGCAAGGTGGTGCGGTCTTTTCCGGGAGAAGGCGTGGTGGAACCTCATAGCGAGGTCATTATCCTGAGTCCCGCCTCCAGCATTATTAAGGAGATCCTTAAGGAAGTAGGTAACCATGTGAACGAAGGTGAACCTATCATTATCCTGGATCCTTCACCGATACAGTCTCAGGTTGAGAATATCCAGGACCAGCTCGAGGTGAAGCAAAACTCTTTGAGGAAAAACCGGCTGAATGCCCGGAGCACCAGGGTGGATCTGGATTATAATGTGCAGGTGAAGAAACTCAGGATCGCCTCCCTGAAATCTGAGCTGGCCGATCAGGAACAGCTTCTGGAGGTTGGAGGAATCTCCCCGGCGAAATTTGAACAGACAAAGCAGGAACTGGAACTGGCCGAACAGGACCTGGTGATGCTTCAGGAGAAGAACTCCATCAAGCTTCAGCAGTTGGAAGCCGATGAGGAGGGATTAAGACTGCAGATCGAAATGCAGGAGAAGGAGCTGGCTGTAAAAGAAGGGGAACTGAGCAAGATGATTATCCGGGCCCCTTCCGCCGGGATCATTCTTTCGGTAAGGGGTAAGGTTGGCGAAAAGGTCGATAAAGACAGGCTGCTGGTTGAAATGTCGGACCTGACCAATTTCAAGATTCAGGGTAAAGTGGATGATGACTATTCTGAACAAATAAAAACAGGCACCAGGGTTTATGTGGAACTGGATAATGAAAAACTGACGGGAGTGGTGGGGACCGTCAATCCGGTGATCCGGGACCGGATGATTGAATTTGACGTGAACCTGAGGGAAAGCAATCATTATAAATTGCGGCCAAATCTGAATGTGAGTCTGGAAGTTGTTATTGCAGAACGCGATAGCGTATTAAGGATCCATAACGGTCCGGCCCTGAGCCGGGGGGAGGAGCAGCAGGTGTATGTGTTGCAGAATGGGAATGTGGTTGAACGTATGATCAGGACCGGACTCCGGACCGAGGAGTATGTGGAGGTTCTCGATGGGCTTTCTGAAGGTGAGCGGGTGGTTCTTTCTGATTTTTCCTCCCTGAAGGACATGGAAACACTGGAGGTCAGGTAA
- a CDS encoding HlyD family efflux transporter periplasmic adaptor subunit translates to MAKKGSVRQVELHSNEVEDMLGRVPGWITRNGMILFVFLLVLLLLGSWIFRYPDIKKARIVVTSVNPPADLKARSSGKIVGLYVVNNQLVKNGTVLAMIENPAVYDDVVQLKNSLLFLDTIAIEAITEDLTEMKNVKLGTIQTHYSMFLKVYRDYMEFRRIDYHQRKVETARTELEKQREYTRSLSERIAIQEQAYELALRQFNRDASLFEEGVISASELEESRSEMLNERNKRQEIISLMAENNISISRTENQIVDLELKQQEERSGMISALGEAYSNLKAAITSWEQTYLLVAPVDGTVTFTRFWSENQNVRQGEKVLTIIPAESGSMIGKISLPLEGAGKVNVGNQVNIQFDNFPHLEYGMVKGFVSNISGVSDDDFYTVEVELPDGLRSYYDYEILFSQNMQGDAEILTDKKRLLERVLNPLRSALSKQAEM, encoded by the coding sequence ATGGCTAAAAAGGGATCAGTCCGTCAAGTCGAACTTCATTCCAATGAGGTGGAAGATATGCTGGGAAGGGTTCCCGGATGGATTACCAGGAACGGGATGATCCTCTTCGTTTTTCTCCTGGTGCTTCTGCTCCTGGGAAGCTGGATTTTCAGGTATCCCGATATTAAAAAGGCCAGGATTGTGGTTACTTCCGTGAATCCCCCGGCCGACCTGAAGGCCAGAAGCAGCGGAAAGATAGTTGGATTGTATGTCGTTAACAACCAGTTGGTTAAAAATGGAACGGTGTTGGCTATGATTGAAAATCCCGCCGTTTATGACGATGTGGTTCAGCTGAAGAACAGCCTGTTATTTCTTGATACCATAGCCATCGAAGCGATCACCGAAGATCTGACCGAGATGAAAAATGTGAAGCTGGGTACCATTCAGACGCATTATTCCATGTTTCTGAAGGTTTACCGCGATTATATGGAGTTCAGAAGGATTGATTATCATCAGAGAAAGGTGGAGACCGCCCGTACCGAGCTTGAGAAGCAGCGGGAATACACCCGGAGCCTGTCGGAGAGAATCGCGATCCAGGAGCAGGCCTATGAACTGGCCCTGCGACAGTTCAACAGGGACGCTTCTTTGTTCGAGGAGGGGGTCATCTCTGCCTCGGAACTCGAAGAGTCGCGCTCGGAGATGCTTAATGAACGAAATAAGCGTCAGGAGATTATCAGCCTGATGGCCGAAAATAATATCAGTATTTCCAGGACCGAGAACCAGATTGTGGACCTGGAGCTGAAGCAGCAGGAGGAGCGTTCCGGAATGATCTCGGCACTGGGGGAGGCATACAGCAATCTGAAGGCTGCTATCACCTCCTGGGAGCAGACTTATCTCCTGGTGGCCCCGGTGGACGGAACGGTTACATTTACCCGCTTCTGGAGTGAAAATCAGAATGTCAGGCAGGGTGAGAAGGTACTAACCATCATACCGGCCGAATCAGGCTCGATGATCGGCAAGATCAGCCTTCCCCTGGAGGGAGCAGGAAAGGTAAATGTGGGAAACCAGGTCAACATTCAGTTTGATAATTTCCCGCACCTGGAATATGGCATGGTCAAAGGCTTTGTGAGCAATATTTCCGGGGTTTCAGATGATGATTTTTACACGGTCGAGGTGGAACTGCCCGACGGGCTTCGTTCATATTACGATTACGAGATTCTTTTCAGTCAGAATATGCAGGGAGATGCAGAGATCCTGACCGATAAAAAAAGGCTGCTTGAGCGGGTATTGAACCCTCTGAGGTCGGCCCTTTCAAAACAGGCTGAAATGTGA
- a CDS encoding CRTAC1 family protein, giving the protein MNVRNGTGLLLLCCIYLFTPLSCDTPSYCFTEVSSEAGVDFMYNFGDYSYENILESSGSGVTVFDYDGDGWMDLYMMNGTWLEGISDEEGRIFENTPNRLYHNQGDGTFKEVSEKAGLDNRQWSMAAGPVDIDQDGDQDLYLLNYGPNVFYRNNGDGTFSDITDKLRLAGPDSLNGFPKWSVGVSFWDYNLDGRLDAFVGNFLAFDPGYVSPVTPELMPHPSEYKGQASLMYRQQEDGSFLEVTEELGLLYPESMCMGLTVYDYDRDGDLDMFQGNDHQANFMFRNDGGSFSEVGVEIGVAVNSHGQTTGSMHGAIGDVDGDGLIDLLVPDLRYGALYRNLGNGTFGDITGQSGIAGAFAGKGQWASALFDYDNDGDLDLFSANGNGEELILQYPLLMENDGEGRFTDVGMKLSPYFKEKRSGRAAAIWDYDNDGDLDIIVSHVDLKANAVLLRNDCNNANHWIGLTLEGEHGAAAAIGATLVVHREEKKSVHINQWTTTYLSSSDPRLHIGLGKNPKIDSLEINWSDGTREIFPGPAPDSYYTLRQGYGIVE; this is encoded by the coding sequence ATGAACGTGAGAAACGGAACAGGGCTCCTCCTGTTGTGCTGTATTTACCTCTTTACTCCGCTTTCCTGTGATACCCCGTCCTACTGCTTTACAGAGGTATCCTCCGAAGCCGGTGTTGATTTTATGTACAACTTCGGCGACTATAGCTATGAAAACATCCTGGAGAGCAGTGGTTCGGGAGTGACCGTTTTTGACTATGACGGAGACGGCTGGATGGACCTGTATATGATGAACGGAACCTGGCTGGAAGGAATCTCGGATGAGGAGGGTAGAATCTTTGAAAACACCCCTAACCGGCTCTACCACAACCAGGGGGACGGTACCTTTAAAGAGGTTTCGGAAAAAGCAGGTCTGGATAACCGTCAATGGAGCATGGCGGCAGGACCGGTCGATATAGACCAGGACGGGGACCAGGACCTCTACCTGCTTAACTACGGTCCCAATGTATTCTACCGGAACAACGGGGACGGCACCTTCTCCGATATCACTGATAAACTTCGACTGGCCGGACCCGACAGCCTGAACGGTTTTCCTAAATGGAGCGTGGGCGTTTCATTCTGGGACTATAACCTGGATGGCAGGCTGGATGCTTTTGTAGGCAATTTCCTGGCCTTTGATCCCGGATATGTCTCCCCGGTCACACCGGAATTGATGCCACATCCTTCGGAATATAAGGGACAGGCCTCCCTGATGTACCGGCAGCAGGAAGACGGCAGCTTTCTGGAAGTTACCGAAGAGCTGGGACTTCTTTATCCCGAATCGATGTGCATGGGCCTGACCGTTTATGATTATGACCGGGATGGTGATCTGGATATGTTCCAGGGCAACGACCACCAGGCAAACTTTATGTTTCGCAACGACGGGGGCTCTTTCAGTGAAGTGGGAGTGGAGATTGGTGTGGCCGTAAACAGTCACGGACAAACAACGGGTTCCATGCACGGGGCCATCGGGGATGTGGACGGTGACGGACTCATCGATCTGCTGGTGCCCGACCTGCGCTACGGTGCCTTGTACCGCAATCTGGGGAACGGAACCTTCGGGGACATTACCGGGCAGAGTGGTATCGCAGGCGCCTTTGCAGGGAAGGGACAATGGGCTTCGGCTCTCTTTGACTATGATAACGACGGCGATCTGGATCTCTTTTCTGCCAATGGCAACGGCGAAGAGCTGATCCTGCAGTATCCCCTTCTGATGGAGAATGACGGGGAGGGACGTTTTACCGATGTGGGTATGAAACTCAGCCCCTACTTCAAAGAGAAACGCTCCGGACGGGCTGCGGCCATCTGGGATTATGATAATGATGGTGATCTGGATATTATTGTGTCGCATGTGGACCTGAAAGCCAATGCGGTTTTGCTCCGAAACGACTGCAATAACGCAAACCACTGGATCGGGCTTACCCTGGAGGGGGAACATGGGGCCGCGGCGGCCATAGGTGCCACCTTGGTGGTCCACCGGGAAGAGAAGAAGTCCGTCCATATTAACCAGTGGACCACCACCTACCTCTCCAGCAGCGATCCCAGGCTCCATATCGGCCTGGGCAAGAATCCAAAGATTGACAGCCTGGAAATCAACTGGTCCGATGGAACCCGGGAGATCTTCCCGGGACCCGCACCGGACAGTTATTACACCCTCCGGCAGGGATACGGGATTGTTGAATGA
- a CDS encoding CRTAC1 family protein: MKLAPWTLVSAFILFMAGCQSPGKKIRESEQIRATVPEDNGDFIQKISPDNGINFKHSIGDHHMDNLVETVGGGAVFLDYDKDGFLDLYMSNGSYTEGLSEGEHDGKVHTNQLFRNKGDGTFEDVTKKAGVGDTGYGMGMTVGDINNDGYPEIYITNFGPNVLYLNNGNGTFTDISEKAGVAGNECSVGAVWLDYDNDGLLDLYVGNYIKYDPDYGYFYEPDGFPGPMAYDGQIDALYHNLGGNTFENVTEDMGIANPDGRAMGVGAADFDGDGWVDIFVANDHMVNNIYHNLEGKGFVDQGTQTGMAFNQAGEATISMSVDFADYNGDGLIDVFMSDDTYCSLYQNQGGGVFRDMAYPSGISMAAAQHVGWSSSFIDYDNDGRVDLFKANGELKHLYGQEDQIFKNMDGEKFVDISVELGAYFQEENVGRGACFGDYDNDGDLDGYVVNLDNYGSFLRNNRGNENNWITFELIGTLSNRDAIGALVKISAGDREQVGVRRSTTGYLSQNDHRLHFGLGDAETVDFVEVKWPSGKVQRIENPEINQILSITEE; encoded by the coding sequence ATGAAACTTGCACCATGGACCCTCGTGTCAGCTTTCATCCTATTTATGGCAGGATGCCAGTCGCCCGGCAAAAAGATCAGGGAGTCTGAACAAATCAGGGCCACTGTTCCCGAGGACAACGGGGATTTTATCCAGAAGATCTCTCCCGACAACGGAATCAATTTCAAGCACAGCATTGGCGACCATCATATGGACAACCTGGTGGAAACCGTCGGTGGGGGTGCCGTGTTCCTCGATTACGATAAAGACGGTTTCCTGGATCTCTACATGAGCAATGGCTCTTATACCGAGGGGCTTAGCGAAGGAGAACATGATGGAAAAGTACATACCAACCAACTGTTCAGAAATAAGGGAGACGGTACTTTCGAGGATGTAACCAAAAAAGCCGGTGTGGGAGATACGGGTTATGGCATGGGCATGACCGTGGGGGATATCAACAACGACGGTTATCCCGAAATCTATATCACCAACTTCGGTCCCAATGTGCTCTACCTGAACAATGGGAACGGAACCTTCACGGATATCAGTGAAAAAGCGGGTGTGGCTGGTAACGAGTGCAGTGTGGGTGCTGTTTGGCTGGACTATGATAACGACGGACTGCTGGACCTCTATGTGGGCAACTACATTAAATACGACCCGGATTACGGTTACTTTTACGAACCGGACGGATTTCCAGGTCCCATGGCCTATGACGGCCAGATCGATGCGCTGTATCATAATCTGGGCGGCAATACATTTGAAAATGTAACCGAAGACATGGGGATCGCCAATCCGGATGGCCGGGCCATGGGGGTGGGTGCAGCCGATTTCGACGGAGATGGCTGGGTCGATATCTTCGTCGCAAATGACCATATGGTCAATAATATCTACCATAACCTGGAAGGCAAAGGCTTTGTGGATCAAGGAACCCAGACAGGGATGGCCTTTAACCAGGCCGGGGAGGCCACCATCTCCATGTCCGTGGACTTTGCCGACTATAATGGCGACGGCCTGATCGATGTCTTTATGTCGGACGATACCTATTGCTCTCTTTACCAGAATCAGGGCGGAGGTGTTTTCAGGGATATGGCCTACCCTTCGGGCATCTCCATGGCCGCAGCCCAGCATGTGGGCTGGTCTTCTTCCTTTATTGATTATGACAACGATGGAAGGGTGGATCTGTTTAAGGCCAATGGTGAGCTGAAGCACCTCTACGGGCAGGAGGATCAGATATTCAAAAATATGGACGGGGAAAAGTTTGTGGATATCTCCGTGGAACTGGGAGCCTACTTCCAGGAAGAGAACGTGGGGCGGGGCGCCTGCTTTGGCGATTACGACAACGATGGGGATCTGGATGGCTACGTGGTCAACCTGGACAATTATGGCTCATTCCTGCGCAACAACCGTGGTAATGAGAACAACTGGATCACCTTTGAGCTGATTGGCACCCTGAGCAATCGGGATGCCATTGGTGCCCTGGTGAAAATTTCAGCAGGCGACAGGGAACAGGTAGGGGTCAGAAGAAGTACCACCGGTTACCTTTCTCAGAACGATCACCGGTTGCATTTTGGACTGGGCGATGCCGAAACTGTTGATTTTGTAGAGGTCAAATGGCCCTCCGGTAAAGTACAACGGATTGAAAATCCGGAAATCAACCAGATCCTTAGCATCACAGAAGAATGA
- a CDS encoding beta-propeller fold lactonase family protein yields the protein MIRIKGILISGAIVLVLAAVLIFGGRWARGHVNYITATDDHPRTCWSCHIYTQKDNFIAKLINETYVSPYKLDISQDGSTLYVVGQESNEVIVVDTEEGKVLEKIPVGLRPHTVTLSPDGQSAYVSNQWADNIYRIDLESLRVVDTLLSGGGPAGLVISPDGKHLWCVNSYSNDISVFDLADMQERRRLKAGNNPVSAAMTPDGSEVYVSSRRSVDVPHMTHPLTELTVTSTKYQRVSDRKMFQDAYIMETVDVSPSGDLVLATLIRPKNLIPTIQIERGWMMTQGLGIIERESGRMVQLLLDEPNAFYADPFGLVITPDGKRAFVSHGAVNKVTAIDLEKLRQVLAEVPDEELEDYANHLGLSSRYVIGRIPTGANPKGMVLSPDGRLLYVAERLNDRIAVINTESLETVGTIGLEGPRRRTVARHGRQVLNNASGTFQNQYACYTCHPDAHEDGLVYNMAGTDMGRNLANVQTLRDIGDIPPYKWNGKNQTIYKQDGMRFSTILTRNEAFSYKELDALVAYIVTGIPNPPNLRYNPTGELTAKQQRGKEIFYRTHDNFGNEIPEKNRCHTCHPPPYFTNLEMTDVGTLANSDDPMKFDVPQLNNVYESAPYLHDGKAPTLEEIWTKFNDHDEHGVANDMFKDQLNDLVEYLKSLGDAKNYMEEAKIYEASVSKKNKQE from the coding sequence ATGATACGAATAAAAGGCATATTGATTAGCGGAGCGATTGTACTGGTCCTTGCAGCGGTTCTTATTTTTGGAGGACGATGGGCCCGCGGACACGTGAATTATATAACGGCCACAGACGATCATCCCAGGACCTGCTGGAGCTGTCACATCTACACCCAGAAGGACAATTTCATCGCCAAACTGATAAACGAAACCTACGTATCCCCCTATAAGCTGGACATCTCTCAGGATGGCAGCACCCTTTATGTGGTGGGACAGGAATCCAACGAAGTGATCGTGGTAGATACGGAAGAGGGAAAGGTCCTGGAAAAGATTCCCGTGGGACTGCGCCCCCACACAGTGACCCTGAGTCCCGACGGACAAAGTGCCTATGTAAGCAACCAGTGGGCCGATAATATTTACCGCATCGATCTGGAAAGCCTGCGCGTGGTCGATACCCTGCTGAGCGGAGGCGGACCCGCGGGTTTGGTGATCAGTCCGGATGGAAAGCACCTCTGGTGCGTGAATTCCTATTCCAATGATATTTCGGTCTTTGACCTGGCTGATATGCAGGAGCGAAGGCGCCTGAAAGCCGGGAACAATCCTGTCTCGGCTGCCATGACGCCCGACGGCAGCGAGGTCTACGTGAGCAGCCGCCGCAGTGTGGATGTCCCCCATATGACCCATCCCCTGACCGAATTAACCGTGACCAGCACCAAATACCAGCGGGTGAGCGACCGCAAAATGTTCCAGGATGCCTATATCATGGAAACGGTGGATGTAAGCCCGTCGGGCGACCTGGTATTGGCCACCCTGATCCGTCCGAAGAACCTTATTCCCACTATACAGATCGAGAGGGGCTGGATGATGACCCAGGGACTGGGCATTATCGAAAGGGAAAGCGGACGTATGGTCCAGCTGCTTCTCGACGAACCCAATGCCTTTTATGCCGATCCCTTCGGACTGGTAATCACTCCGGACGGGAAAAGAGCCTTTGTATCGCACGGGGCGGTAAACAAGGTAACTGCCATCGACCTGGAAAAACTGCGCCAGGTACTTGCCGAAGTCCCGGACGAAGAACTGGAGGACTATGCCAATCACCTGGGATTAAGCAGCCGCTATGTCATCGGCCGCATTCCCACCGGGGCCAACCCGAAAGGGATGGTGCTGTCGCCCGACGGCCGCCTGCTTTACGTAGCCGAACGCCTGAACGACCGGATTGCAGTGATCAATACGGAAAGTCTGGAAACGGTTGGAACCATCGGGCTGGAAGGGCCCCGGAGGCGAACCGTGGCCCGACACGGACGGCAGGTCCTGAACAATGCCAGTGGAACTTTCCAGAACCAGTATGCCTGCTATACCTGTCACCCTGATGCCCACGAGGACGGACTGGTCTACAATATGGCGGGGACGGACATGGGACGAAACCTGGCTAATGTGCAAACCCTGAGGGATATAGGAGATATCCCTCCCTATAAGTGGAACGGAAAGAACCAGACTATCTACAAGCAGGACGGCATGCGCTTCTCCACCATCCTGACCCGGAACGAGGCCTTTAGCTACAAAGAGCTGGATGCCCTGGTGGCCTATATCGTAACCGGAATTCCGAATCCGCCCAATCTCAGATATAATCCCACAGGGGAACTGACAGCCAAACAACAACGGGGCAAGGAGATCTTTTACCGGACCCACGATAACTTTGGCAACGAAATACCTGAAAAGAACCGCTGTCACACCTGTCACCCGCCTCCCTACTTCACCAATTTGGAGATGACCGATGTAGGGACCCTGGCCAACTCGGACGATCCCATGAAATTTGACGTCCCCCAGCTAAACAATGTCTATGAATCGGCCCCCTACCTGCACGACGGGAAGGCCCCAACCCTGGAGGAGATCTGGACCAAATTCAATGACCACGACGAGCACGGAGTGGCCAATGATATGTTTAAAGATCAGTTAAACGACCTGGTCGAGTACCTGAAGTCGCTCGGGGATGCGAAAAACTATATGGAGGAAGCCAAAATCTATGAAGCCTCTGTGTCAAAAAAAAATAAGCAAGAATGA
- a CDS encoding ABC transporter substrate-binding protein, translated as MNGISMDRIMKHSKHIARTILLGLTGLLVLSSPPDLNAQRYQEKDDNYGKTPSEMLPYGNYQDAYIYHFHEPQPFLGAGREKKEPTGLSEVRIGVLAPLSGDVLSPQGNQLLQGAMLAAEEASKRGGYKGLPFKVMPHNDVGLWGAAANEVVKMHDEGAWAVLGTIDDVNSHVAIRVALKLEIPVVNCGDPDPTFTETAIPWVIRVIGDDRQSSYALVDYIHRKMEHKRVAVLRANNRYGRVGIMEFRDAALRIGYPLVLEVRYDEGETTFDAQIERMKNSNPDAILLWGNANSMAMIVNQIREMGMEQPIYASDRSVNPDFLEIAGENAEGIITTCQYNPKADSPQLKAFQENYKKRFGMEPDVFAAHAYDGMNLIIKSIEKVGLNKALIRDKLTDLKTFQGYEGITGPIILDGSWNDIGSIFLAEIKEGDYHFSPASWEWK; from the coding sequence ATGAACGGAATCTCAATGGATCGAATCATGAAACATAGCAAACATATAGCAAGGACAATTCTCCTGGGCCTAACAGGGCTGTTAGTACTCTCTTCGCCCCCGGATCTGAATGCGCAGAGGTACCAGGAGAAGGATGATAACTATGGGAAGACACCCAGTGAAATGCTTCCTTACGGAAACTACCAGGATGCCTATATCTACCATTTTCATGAGCCTCAACCCTTCCTGGGAGCCGGACGTGAAAAGAAGGAACCCACCGGGCTTTCAGAAGTACGGATCGGTGTGCTGGCTCCGCTGTCCGGCGATGTATTGTCCCCGCAGGGAAACCAGTTGCTTCAGGGAGCCATGCTGGCAGCCGAAGAGGCCAGTAAGCGAGGGGGCTATAAGGGACTTCCCTTCAAGGTCATGCCGCACAACGATGTGGGACTCTGGGGGGCAGCAGCCAACGAGGTGGTTAAAATGCATGACGAAGGCGCCTGGGCTGTTCTGGGCACCATCGATGATGTGAACTCCCACGTGGCCATCCGGGTCGCCCTGAAACTCGAGATACCGGTCGTCAATTGCGGGGACCCCGATCCCACCTTCACCGAAACAGCCATCCCCTGGGTTATCCGGGTCATCGGCGATGACCGCCAGAGCAGTTACGCCCTGGTGGATTATATCCACCGCAAGATGGAACATAAGCGGGTAGCCGTGTTACGTGCCAACAACCGCTACGGGAGGGTGGGCATCATGGAATTCCGGGACGCCGCCCTGAGAATTGGCTATCCCCTGGTTCTGGAGGTCCGTTACGATGAGGGCGAAACCACCTTTGACGCACAGATCGAACGGATGAAGAACTCGAATCCCGATGCCATCTTACTCTGGGGGAATGCTAATTCCATGGCGATGATCGTGAACCAGATCAGGGAGATGGGTATGGAACAACCCATCTATGCCTCGGACCGCTCAGTCAATCCGGATTTCCTGGAAATTGCCGGGGAAAATGCCGAGGGCATCATCACCACCTGCCAGTACAATCCCAAAGCGGACTCCCCTCAATTGAAAGCCTTTCAGGAAAATTATAAAAAACGCTTTGGAATGGAGCCGGATGTTTTTGCAGCACATGCTTATGACGGGATGAACCTGATTATTAAATCCATCGAGAAGGTAGGACTCAACAAGGCACTGATCCGGGATAAACTTACCGATCTGAAAACCTTCCAGGGTTACGAAGGAATTACAGGTCCGATCATCCTGGACGGTTCATGGAATGATATCGGGTCTATCTTTCTGGCAGAGATCAAAGAAGGGGACTACCATTTCTCCCCGGCATCCTGGGAATGGAAATAG
- the aroF gene encoding 3-deoxy-7-phosphoheptulonate synthase — translation MQTDTCSIETTLKSDDPDLVSRSARPEGTIVNVNGIRIGGKEIVIMAGPCAVESEVQLSETAKSVRSLGASILRGGAFKPRTSPYSFQGLGIEGLEMLERARGLTGLSVVSEVMDTRQVETVARYADMLQIGSRNMQNFPLLKEAGKTSKPILLKRGMMATIDEYLYAAEYLLSQGNTQVVLCERGIRTFESSTRYTLDLNAIPVLKQRTHLPVIVDPSHGTGIRSLVPTMARASIAAGADGLLMEVHYRPEEALCDGSQSLYPEEFGRMMGDLRKVAEAIGRSIHVL, via the coding sequence ATGCAAACAGATACGTGTAGTATTGAAACCACCCTCAAAAGTGATGATCCCGACCTGGTCAGCAGAAGCGCCAGACCGGAGGGCACTATTGTTAATGTCAACGGCATCCGGATCGGTGGCAAGGAGATTGTCATCATGGCCGGCCCCTGTGCCGTTGAGAGCGAGGTGCAATTAAGTGAAACAGCAAAAAGTGTCCGAAGCCTGGGAGCTTCCATCCTGAGAGGCGGGGCTTTTAAGCCGCGGACCTCCCCTTACAGTTTTCAGGGCCTGGGCATAGAGGGACTGGAGATGCTGGAAAGAGCCCGGGGTTTGACCGGTTTATCTGTGGTCTCTGAGGTCATGGATACCCGGCAGGTAGAGACCGTGGCCAGGTATGCCGATATGCTGCAGATCGGTTCCAGGAACATGCAGAACTTCCCCCTGCTGAAAGAGGCAGGGAAAACCTCCAAACCCATCCTTTTGAAGCGGGGGATGATGGCCACCATCGATGAATACCTGTATGCGGCCGAATACCTGCTTTCACAGGGAAATACCCAGGTGGTACTGTGCGAAAGAGGCATCCGGACCTTTGAATCATCCACCCGCTACACCCTGGATCTTAATGCCATTCCGGTACTGAAACAACGCACTCATTTACCCGTGATTGTGGATCCAAGTCATGGCACAGGGATACGATCCCTGGTGCCTACCATGGCCAGGGCCTCTATTGCCGCAGGGGCGGACGGATTATTAATGGAGGTACACTACCGGCCCGAAGAAGCCCTTTGTGATGGTTCACAATCCCTTTATCCCGAGGAGTTCGGGAGGATGATGGGAGATCTCCGGAAAGTGGCAGAGGCCATAGGCCGCTCCATTCACGTGCTCTAA